GCTCTAAAAGAAATTTAGTCAATAAATTTTTTTATGTGACTTTCATTTTATTTAGTGGGAACAATGGTCGGCAATGACTAGAAATGCACACAACATTTGGTTTGATCATGAATACTTATAATTCGTTGCCTAGAAAATGTTCGGAATATGCAATTGAACATTCAATTTGCATTCATGCTTAGATCGACATGTCTTTTTCCATCTTGAACAATGGAAAGACAAATGCATCACACAATGAACTTTCTAATTTTGAAAGGATAGTTTAGTTTTGTTGTGACAACTAGTGGTTGTGTTTCTTCTAAATATAACAATTGATTGGTATGTGTTAAGTGAACTTTTTATTTAAAgatgattataaaataaatatattaataatattttatattacaaTAATAGTATACTGATTTTTAATGAAATATATTATTGAGAAATAAATAAGATTAATCAATTGATGTAAATAGGTGATGATTCTTAAATTTTTTTACATGCAcggatttaaaaaattaaaaagatgaagaaatcattAATTGAAATATCAATAATCTAAGCGGTATCATAGTTGGGAAGTTTATTTAGTCTAGAttgtgactttgtgattgtagagtTAGGTTGCATCTAGCATCATGACAATAAGAGCTATATAAAAGAAAGAATCCATACAAAGGGTAGTTGTAAGTTGATATAATATTTGTAGAGCACTTTTAATTCACTCAATACTTTGTAGAATTCTAAAATAGTTAACCTAGGCTCAATTATTATAGACAAAATATCATCTATTTCAtctattattttttaaatctaatagaattacatacttgtaATGaggtaatataatattatttaaaaaaatggttcattcaaatcattcaatgtttcaattagctattcccatgacttgtgtgggatcttgtgaaTAGTTTTCTCtttataaataaagatatattacatgcagatgttttctttcttgattcatatatttcatattggaaataagatacttgtatggcatacattttttttaataaagatagtaaacttggaaaaaaattgtgtaccttttctcTGCAATACATAAGACCTGTTGTAGGTCACCAAGTTTTTTAAGTGtgataaaattttggtaacattacCACCTAAatgtttgtatatttttttaatggttttctAGGTATTGTGTTTAGtggaaaattaattattatttattttaagttaACTCCATGATTAAATGCATTTTAGTCAAAGCACTACTACTAATGGAagggtaacaaaattttgaatactTATCTCGATTAAACATCACCTAAAATTTTGTACTACATTTTCTTAATTGCTTTGGCAGGTTTTGTCAATAGAGAAAATGTTAAAGTGTTCTTTATTTTAAAGTAAAATCCATGATTAAACATAATTGATTCAAATTAGTATCAATAATGAATGGGTAACCAAAATTCCAATGTTTGACCATTGTAAACATTACCTAAAAtaatgtaaaatattttttaaaacagtttaataaattttgtcttTAGAGGAAGTTTTAagtgtttttttaattttgaaaggaACTTCATAACTAAGTTCATTTGAGTTAAAGTAGTTCTAGTAGTATATGGGTTAAAAAGTTCAAATTCTTGACCAATGTAAATGTCACCttaaattttattttagatattaATGGATGGGTAAGAAATTTGTCAAAGCTTCCAATCTTACAAACATCGCATACAAATTTGAGGCAATGTAGTACTAGTACTAGATGGGTGAGGAAAGTTTCAATGTTTCATTCCTATAAGGATTACATAAATTTTTGATCTACTATCTAGTAGGTTTGTCTTTAGAGTAAAGTTAAGTTTACTTAATTTCGAATAAAAAGCTATGGTTAAATGCATTTGATACAAAGTCGTGCTAGTAATGGATGGATAACAAAGTTTCAATTTTTGACCATGCTAAATATCATTTTAAATTTTGAGACAAAGTAATACTAGTATTGGATAGGCAAGGAATGATCGAATGCTTCACCACTATAAACATCACTTGAAATTTTGTATTATGTTTTTCATAATTGATTTGATAAGTTTTCTCTTTAGAATAAATTAGatgtcttttatttaaaaaaaactgcatgattaaatacattttaataaaataatacttacaataaatgaataaaaaaaaataatatttcatcgtattaaaaattaaaaaatcataaagtGAAATTATTTCAAATCACTActaaaatataaatgaatatatttgactcaaaaactactaaATTAAACCCTGgtaaaatattattttcttatcattttctttctttatcattGAGATAATAGAGTTGTTCACCACACACCATCTACTATTTTGTTTTGGTAGATTTtgtctttacaaaaaaaaaattcttaattttgaaAGAAACTCCATGATTAAATGCGTGAGTTAAAATAATACCTATAATAGATGAATAAGAAAATTTCCAATATTTCATCTTATtaaagcctaaaaataaaaataaataacatgcTAATTAAAATGTTCATTTTCATAAAAGTGAATTTTTTTGTCAAATCATACCTTATTTAATGATAAAGTTTATATTGTAGGCATCTAATAGTAttgagttcaaatcttctacaatatTAACAAGAGACACAAAGCGTCGAGTTCCTATCATCAATATGGTTAGTTTAGAGTAGTTGAAAGTAGAGATGCaatagagggggagaggaagacagagaacaatagatagagatagagacaggtagagggagaaatagagaggaagAGGTGGAGAGATATATAagggtagagagatagagagaaagagatagataaatgtgtgtgtgtgtgtgtgtagagagagagagagagagagagagagagagagagagagagagagagagagagagaggggtatatatgttgtttgctttaatTTTAACAATAGCATGTCGAGGAAGCCCATGATGAGTTATGCAATATGTATGAGAAGTTAGATTAAGTTTAACATTtaggaaagaaaaaaaatcaattgtattttttttaaaatgttttatggATATTAAGATCATTAGCTAGTTTTATTATAAGAAAAAACATTATTTCTATAAATCtagattaaacaaataaataataataattatctaATAATTGAGCTAGGATGGATAATCGAAACTGAATTatgtattataattaaataaagggATAGGTGTACGTAGTTTTAGAATCAATGATAAATAAATGTGGTAGGTGTTGGTTGGAATATTTTTTCATTGTTGAAAGATTAGTTATTTTAGTTTGATGAATGTTTCAAACTCTAAATTGAAATTATGAACCAAATTCAACAAAAATTATACTTCTTTTCCCTATTTAATcacattaaaaaattgaaattagaCTTGCATAGTGTAGTATGTAAGCATTAGAtgtgaaattgaaaaaaatattgtatagagaaaataaaaatactattccctataacagtgggccaaaatatgattttttacttctgcatttttaataaataaaaattgactTGCATGTCATTAATTTTTTAGAACTAAAATGTCTAAGTATAATTGAATCAAACAATAACATAAGAGGACTAATTGactattaattcattaattaattaaaatttgtgaAAATGTATTTGTtagaaatattaaattgaaaagaaataattaaagttaagatattatattataatattgtataaagtatattattattatataatatttaaataaattattttcattatatttaagAAAATTATATTACTAAATTACATAAGGATTAGCCCAATTTAacttttatatttttaatgttgTCCAAAGGCGCCCGTTTCCACTATGACTTTGAATTTTCGGCAATGAATTTTCGGCTATTGCAATGTGTGCTGGACGATCATGTGTGAATGAAAAAAGGATTGTTTACCCATAAAATCAAATCATGTGCTATGATGATTTTTGTAGGAAGCATATTTTCTTAATATAAAAATATGACTTTGAAGAGTCTACCTGTAGAAAAATAATTTACAACTATGTAGATGTGAACATTGAATATTATTTGGAAGTCAGTTTGCTATCGCCAACAATAGTAGCTTTCTAGAAAACGTCCTCAACACGCGCTGAACAGCACCATTGGAATTTGGAATTGATTTGTGTATCATCTATGTCTTGACTATTTTAACAAATTGGCCCAAACTTATACCTCTTTTTTGGAAGTCGTGTTGAAATAATTTGGAAATGTGATTTGCACATTACAGTATTACATGGAAAGGCAAACCACAAATCCTATTTagtcatctaattaattaattttgatccaAACTAATCCACACTAAAATCTAATTAAGAACATTAATACAACATTACTATCACATCCTCATAAGATTATACGAACATTTATTAAAATTAGAACATACTAGCATATTGTaagatttttctttttaatttataatcaaaagttatcatcatcaaatttgataagtgtcaaaatttgccaacatcaaatttgatcacaaaacatattttAACCTCATAATACTTGCATTTCAATTACTATCACAATTAATTAATCTATAATTAATTTCTTGTTAGTATACAATTTATTGTGTTagcttaaattattattattttttattagatttaaGAATAAGAATTACAAAAACCAATATCTGAAACATTTAGAAAAAAAGTACCAAAAGATGAAGGTAAGCATGGTTGGGTGCGCGAGGAGAAGAAGAGTGTAATGTTGAAAGGGGAGTGTGTAGCAATGCGTGGAGACAAGGGAAAACCTGTGTAAAGGTGAAGAAACAAAAAAATCAGTAACCACAACTTTTTAGACAACTGAAATGAAACAACAGCAatgtgaaatttatttatttatttttttggaatcCGGGGTGTCCCACAGGAGATAGCCTATcgattaattataataatatattgattTGTAGTGAAATATATTATTGAGAAAGAAATAAGATTAATTATTTGATGTAGGTAGTCATTCTTAGTTTCTTTTAAATgtatgaatttaaaaatttaaatagatGAATAAATCATTACTTGAAATGTCAATAAATATGAATAGTATTGTACTTAGGAATTTTATCAAGTAAAATTTAGATTGTCACTTTTGTGATTGTTAATGTAGGTTGCATCTAACATAATAACAATGAGAGCTCTATGAAAGCAAGAAGCCATACAAAGGGCAGTTGTAAGTTAATACAATATTTATAGAGTACTTTTAGTTCACCCATTTACTTTGTACAATTTCAAAATAGTCTACCTAAGCTCAATTATTATAGATAAAATATGATCTATTTTATCCAATATTTTTTAAAtgtaatagaattacatacttctaatgagGTTATATAATATTGTTTTCAAAAATAGTTCCTTCAAATCATTCAATGTTTCAATTAGCAATCTATATTTGGGAAAGGTCCAAAGGTACAACAAAATAAAGCCAAGTATATTTAATGGTCAAAGTTCTATGAATGCAATGTATATATGTCTCATTTGTTATGATTAaggtgccatcaaccttgtaaatcttgTATAATTAATTATTCCTTCTGTTTGTAAAATTCCATAATGGAATATGTACTCACTAAGAAATGGTCTTATTTCAGCTACATTTAGATCTCAATACCTAAAAAGGGGTGTGGGGGCACTTACCCCCCACTACTATTTCCCCTCCAAGATTCTCCCTAGCAGGGGTTCTAGGGTAGTGCTCCCAAATGGAATTTTTTAgaaaattgcattgtaaaattatataattttttagtcaatctaaatCATTCATCATTAGGTCATAGAAATTATGGTAGCATTCGTTTCCTTAGAAGGAAACACATTTTAATGAGGGCATTGTATTAAGATTGCGACAAGACAGAGAGTTCAGATAAAAGAATAGACGATGTTGAAATAAAGACAAAAAGTGAAGGGTGTTAGTGATGTATTGTAAACTCTATTGAAATTTATATAGACCAGTGCACATATCTTCTTGtgtttatttttttctcaaaaatacaTTTCcacataaatattatatttttcgtatattcttttatttcctttgtttTCCCTAATTTGTTTCCCTATTATCTCTATTTGGTTCTGCATTGGATCAATAATTATAATTACTAAAACTAGATTATCATTCTATAGATGTTTACCTTTATTTCAAACTTTATTTACTTTGAAGAAGTTCATAAATGAAACTTTAAAACTTTTCTTCCATGTTCCTTTTCATTATTTACCTCAATctagtttgtttttctatttttggtcAATCTTAATTTTTCCTTGGCAAAGATTTTAGTCTTTACGATATTTCCTTTAAATAAGGGTTTGTGAACTTCATCCTACAGACGGGAGGAGATGTTCATTTGCTCAAAAACATGTTGTAGAAAGATCACCCACAAATCAAGATACTTACATTTTGAAATAGACATAAATTTGGTTGAACTATATTACCTAGTCCAAAAAAATGATCCTATAATATAACatatttgtaaataaaaaaaatatattaataagaaTCGTTAGAgatcaaaataaattataataaaacataataaattttaaaataaaaatcaaacaatacaaaaaattaaattaaatactatcatttttaaaataataaaatgtacAATTTCATCCCTTAAAATTACATTTTACACatcaaattatttaataaaaaaaaaacacttaGTAAAAAACTTCATATACACGGATGAAGAAAAAACACCATTACACTAGAAAAGCTAAAACCAAGGAATCATTTTGAATTTCATATATTACCCCTTGAAATGTTTCTGTCATCATTAACACCAACAATTTCTAACACACCTCATACTAATAAATTTGCAGCGGCCATATACTAAAAGAAAACTTTGTCATTATACTAACAAAACCCTTTATACAGTTGTATCTACTTTCATCTATTAACCTCTTATACACCCATCAATAACTAATATTACAACATCATAAAAATCGAAGGCTCTCTTTCTCACCCTCTTATTTAAAGTCAATACTCCAATCACAATAGAGAATCCCATACCATAACTCAATCCAAGTCCCACTGCCCATCCTATCATTTCACCATCTGAATTCTTTGCTTCACCAATTCTCTCAATACTTGTGCAGTTGCCATAGCCAGAAGAGTTGTTGCAGACGCTTATATTGGTAAATGGAATCCCACTTAGCTTAAGATTGCCTAAGTACGACGACTCCCCAAAAGTTAGGAACTGTCCTCCATGGGGTACTTTTCCATCAAGCATGTTGTAAGATAGATTCAAGAACTCCAAATAACTCAGGAACTCAAGTTCTAAGGGAATGTTGCCATTCAACCTGTTTAGCGAGAGGTCCAGAGACTCTAGTTGTTCCATGTGTCCCAATGTTTTTGGGATTCGGCCACTGAGATGATTCCTTGAAAGGTTAAGGGCTATCAAGCCTTGAAGAGATCCCATTTTAGAAGGAATGCTCCCTGataagttgttgtttgaaagatcaatacatttaagaataaagagaacTTTCACAAATTCAACATCCCAGCCTTTCCAGGAAATTGTAATTTTATTTGTATAACTAACGTCTTCCAAATGGTTTGAATTATTCTGCGATGCATTGACAATTGCAAGCAGGTTTGTAAGGTTGCTTGGAATAGCTCCTGAAAGGTGGTTGCCAGAAAGATCCAGAATTTGAAGATTCGGAAGGCCAATTACCTGGCGTGGGATACGGCCATGAAAATGATTAGACCTTAAGACCAACACATGCAGCTGTGATAGCTTTCCAATCCACTGGGGAAGGGTGCCTTCCAAATCATTATTTCCCAAATCCAATACTTGCAGAGATCGGCCTTCTGAAATGGATGAGGGAATAACTCCTCTCAAATGATTACCATTGAGCTTCAATGTATGCATGTTTGTAATGTTGCCCCACTCTGCTGGCAATTTACCTTCCAGATGATTCTCTGCCAAATCTAGAACACTAAGAGAAGAACAAATCCTGGTTAAATGAGGAGGAATGACACTGCTCAGCGTATTTTTTGAAAGGTCAAGAACCTGCAAATATGGAGTGCAAATAGACTCTGGAATCGCTCCGCTGAGGTTATTCCGGGACAAGGTTAAGAACACTACATTTTCAAGATACGCACCGATGGGACTAGAATAGAACCATTAAACTGATTCATCGACAGATCTACCAGATAAGCTCCAGCGAGAGGAAGATGAAGAGAACCTTCTAGGCTATTATTGTGCAAATCTAGAATTTCAAAATACTTGGGTAAGGTTTGTCTAGATGGCAATGACCCAGTTAATTGATTACAGCTAAGGTTCAAACTATAAAGGCTGGGTAAGTTCCATATCCAAGATGGAATATTTGTTTGGATACTGTTAGCAGATAGGTCTAGATATTCCAAGCCGTATTGGGTCACAAGAAACGATGGAATTCTATCTAAATTGCAAGAGCCTAATGCCAAATCGGAAAGCTTAAACTGCGGAATCCATGTTGAATCAATGTTTACAGTTAACTGATTGTAAGAAAGATACAGCTCATTAAGTCTAGTGAGATTGTCGAATACAGAAAGGGAAATGAGGCCGCTTAAACTATTGGAGTGGAGCGAAATTCTTCTTAAGTTAACAAGATTTGAAATTGTAGATGGAATCGTACCATTCAATTCGTTGGCATAAAGTTCAAGACTAACAAGGGAAGAAAGTGAGTCCAATGAAGCTGGGATTACCCCAGTTAACATGTTGTAGGACAGGTCCAATGCAACAAGTTTAGAGAGATTGAGTATGGAGACAGGAAACTCACCTTCAATAGAGATATTAGACAGATAAAGACTCTTCAAGGACGACACATTCCCTATAGCAGATGGAATCTGACCTTCAATTCTGGTATCTGAGAGAACAAGATCCTTCAAAGACGACATATTCCCTATAGCAGATGGAATCACACCTTCGATTCTGGTATCTgatagatcaagactttgcaagGACAACAAATTCCCTATAGAAGctggaatctcaccttcaattcTGGTATATGAAAGACGAAGATGCTCCAAGCATGAGATATTCCATATAGCAGATGGAATTCGGCCCTTGATGGCTGTCATTGAAAGACCAATGCTGGTTAGTGACAAAGAAGACTTTCGTTGTCCAATGAAAGAAATGTCTCCTCCAAGATTCTTATTCCAAGAGATATCAAGAGAGAGAAAGCGCCCAGTCACATTTTCAAACCAAGCTGGTATATGTGCTGAGAAATAGTTGTCTGATAGATCCAGATGAAGCAGAGAGGTGAGGTTGAGAAGGGAATTGGGAATTTGTCCTCCAAGCCCACAGTCAGACATGCTCAGTTGTTGAAGGTTGGATAGACTGCCAACAGCTTCACCCCACTCTTTGCTTGCAGAGATGTTCACTTCAGCAAGAGAGAGGTATTCCAAGCTCGCCAGATTTGATAAGCTTTCCAAACTCACATAAAATTCCCATACAGAATCCAGAGAGGAATAATTTACATAACCAGCAAATGACAAGTCAAGAAAAGAGAGACTCTTCAACTTTCGATTATGGGGAGGACTGAATTTACCCTTGAAGAGGTTGTCACTGAGATCGAGGTGCTCCAACCGTGCAAGTTGGAACAGCGACGAACTGATGTTACCTTTCACATTGTATCCACTCAGATCCAGTCGAGAAACATGGCCTGTGCGGAGATTACAACTGACTCCTCTCCACGTGCAGCAATTGAATCCGTGCCAGGAAGTTAGCGTGTTATCCTCATCTACAACGGCTGCCTTGGAATCCAGGAGAAGATTTCTTTCAGGGAAGGGGCATGCAATTGCAGGGGAAGTGAAGCAGCATAATATTGTTAGAATTGCAAATGCAACTCTGCCACATGAAAACATAGCTTCCATTGTTTTGGAAACTAAAATTCTTATTATCtttactttgaaagaaaagagatgATCAGAAATCATGGGAAAAGAATGATGAATATATCGCTAACTGTGGTTATAAAGTGTTGTTGTGTGAAGAGTGCTGcgtaatatttttgtcattttcaatGGGTGGAAAAGTCATGTGAAGGTAAGGCCTAACAAATTTCCTTAAGCGATATTTTCAATTTGAATGTGATGGGTATCGTGTAAAACAAGAATATGGCGTGTCAATATAGAAAATTAACAAGGTAAATTGTGAttatatatttttcatttcaattattttcaaCATTGACGACAATTTTTATTAGACTTAAATTTCGTGCATTTCCTTTCCACAAATATTCGTATCGACCAGGAAAAGCTTTCACATAAAATTGAGATCGCTGGAAAACATAGACCAGATCATACGACTTACACAAAAATAGAATATACTTAAAAAATAGAACATAGTTAAaaaatacaacaataataaataaattaggGGCACAAACTAAATTTACTTTGAATGAAAAGAGATGATCAATATATCGCTAACTATGGTTAAATATTGTTGTCTGAAGAGTGCCACGTCTGCAAAGAAAGCGTGTCACATCGACACAGTaacatttttgtcatttttgtgtatttttcaATGGGTGGAAAAGCCATGTGAAGGTAAGGCATAACAAATTCAGGGGTCAAACAAGAAAATGTTGTGTCAATATGGAAAATTAACTATATATTTTTCTTTCCTTATTTCCAACATTGACTGACAATTTTTAATAGACTTAAATCTCATCCATTTTCTTTCCACAAATATTCCTATCGACCAGAAAAATCTTTCACATAAAGTTGAGATCGCTGGAAAACACAAATCAGATCATACGACTCACACAAAAATAGAACATACTTAAAAAATACAAGAATAATAAGGAAATCAGGGGCATAATCTCAATTTTCAGAGTTTAGATGTTTTCaagcaaagaattttttttttaaatatatgttgAATATCAAAGAATTTTTTTAATTGTGGTTTAATCATGTGATCTT
This genomic stretch from Cryptomeria japonica chromosome 8, Sugi_1.0, whole genome shotgun sequence harbors:
- the LOC131857861 gene encoding receptor-like protein EIX1 yields the protein MEAMFSCGRVAFAILTILCCFTSPAIACPFPERNLLLDSKAAVVDEDNTLTSWHGFNCCTWRGVSCNLRTGHVSRLDLSGYNVKGNISSSLFQLARLEHLDLSDNLFKGKFSPPHNRKLKSLSFLDLSFAGYVNYSSLDSVWEFYVSLESLSNLASLEYLSLAEVNISASKEWGEAVGSLSNLQQLSMSDCGLGGQIPNSLLNLTSLLHLDLSDNYFSAHIPAWFENVTGRFLSLDISWNKNLGGDISFIGQRKSSLSLTSIGLSMTAIKGRIPSAIWNISCLEHLRLSYTRIEGEIPASIGNLLSLQSLDLSDTRIEGVIPSAIGNMSSLKDLVLSDTRIEGQIPSAIGNVSSLKSLYLSNISIEGEFPVSILNLSKLVALDLSYNMLTGVIPASLDSLSSLVSLELYANELNGTIPSTISNLVNLRRISLHSNSLSGLISLSVFDNLTRLNELYLSYNQLTVNIDSTWIPQFKLSDLALGSCNLDRIPSFLVTQYGLEYLDLSANSIQTNIPSWIWNLPSLYSLNLSCNQLTGSLPSRQTLPKYFEILDLHNNSLEGSLHLPLAGAYLVDLSMNQFNGSILVPSVLDLSKNTLSSVIPPHLTRICSSLSVLDLAENHLEGKLPAEWGNITNMHTLKLNGNHLRGVIPSSISEGRSLQVLDLGNNDLEGTLPQWIGKLSQLHVLVLRSNHFHGRIPRQVIGLPNLQILDLSGNHLSGAIPSNLTNLLAIVNASQNNSNHLEDVSYTNKITISWKGWDVEFVKVLFILKCIDLSNNNLSGSIPSKMGSLQGLIALNLSRNHLSGRIPKTLGHMEQLESLDLSLNRLNGNIPLELEFLSYLEFLNLSYNMLDGKVPHGGQFLTFGESSYLGNLKLSGIPFTNISVCNNSSGYGNCTSIERIGEAKNSDGEMIGWAVGLGLSYGMGFSIVIGVLTLNKRVRKRAFDFYDVVILVIDGCIRG